One region of Zingiber officinale cultivar Zhangliang chromosome 7B, Zo_v1.1, whole genome shotgun sequence genomic DNA includes:
- the LOC122006490 gene encoding uncharacterized protein LOC122006490, whose product MGWNRGALSLWLPPLLTWMAAASLLPEVLSQVSFLKAPPAFSPSPEAAFQFEAREGSDGGESCGSNCSFVCKLDNYTSSSCKSKKVSYSGLLDGNHMFEVCVSASRRVRCASYYWTVDTISPTAHLSAASSFTNALNMSVNVSFSEPCTGGGGFRCTPSYCSLLVYGAGYVIPSTLKVILPEQEYALVVAISADVQYGRLVLVMDRGFCKDVSGNTFKRTSNSSFIVHFDRRSVLMSLETGIPKKILQLKGEIRTAEATNIAKDLRIYLSFSEPVLNSSEELLGILHTSNGLLVPTNRSTHGNRRFGYIAQNIPSMAVITVLCDTSKIISRQGTPVSPSDPITFLYDDQRPFVKLSTTSNMRNRRHKIPVLIRFMKAVFEFNSSSLMISGGRMRSFHEITKSMYIIEIHAEDSIVSVEVPENTTVDIAGNKNLQSNILQVKHYSMPTISSLVSIVATIAVALTSMFASLLTVSTSSLISSGAISRQKSYLVSEPSRNLMRILCHIQVFALSRWLVIGMPIEYYEFSIGIEWSIPYMSLPWETGSNSLFEDPTFAFGTYSGVRERRMLETFRSPSVSPLIPEMDPLTPGKPLTAGEYFSFLENQNMKPEAEFIMISRNSDRWEYFARNMFWLAVLGGGLILLHVTILGILKLKRKISEKQKEFGALVFPRFEISLILLALPCICQASASIIRGRTMASLVVGIILLGISTSILISLILFLSLGIAMGKLLQYKEVHQEGQEFHWYQELIRVILGPGKRGLWSWKNKQDSINRMKFGPLFEDLRGPPKYMLTQISGRTGDEAKRDDQIIVSEDENEDSEAPFIEKLFGILRIYYTVVELVKRVSLGILAGAYSSSRPSRTPTLIILSITSFQLVFLASKKPFIKKKVQFTEIISVASEVGLFAACLVLHEKELSDVNEKRIGLFMLSMFIIMLTPQLINEWHALYQQVVRLRPTGGTFSSGLKRAIGGIILLVLPPSWMAQLTEQLASSQEEGDSGSTMSPRGRAQRASGASERSWPLQLRELARASFSREAAGPPYDPSSSTYQLTRFWTGKRSGSSSLTSSSDFKSKSKELYKDLEAIFSSK is encoded by the exons ATGGGGTGGAACAGGGGAGCTTTGTCTCTGTGGCTGCCTCCCCTGCTTACCTGGATGGCCGCCGCGTCTCTGCTCCCCGAGGTGCTGTCTCAGGTGAGCTTCTTGAAGGCTCCGCCGGCGTTCTCCCCGTCGCCCGAGGCTGCATTTCAGTTCGAGGCGAGGGAGGGGAGTGATGGTGGTGAGTCATGCGGTTCCAACTGCAGTTTTGTCTGCAAG TTGGATAACTACACTTCATCTTCCTGTAAGTCGAAAAAAGTTTCATACTCAGGCCTGCTTGATGGAAATCATATGTTTGAGGTCTGCGTCAGTGCTTCTCGAAGAGTTCGCTGTGCTAGCTATTACTGGACTGTTG ATACGATTTCCCCTACTGCCCACCTTTCGGCTGCATCATCTTTCACAAATGCTCTAAATATGTCTGTAAATGTTTCTTTCAGTGAACCATGCACTGGTGGAGGTGGATTTAGATGCACCCCTAGCTATTGCAGT CTTCTTGTTTATGGAGCTGGATATGTGATACCATCTACCCTTAAGGTTATTCTCCCTGAACAAGAATATGCCCTTGTGGTGGCTATATCAGCTGATGTTCAGTATGGTCGCTTGGTACTAGTAATGGATAGGGGCTTTTGCAAGGATGTTTCAGGGAACACGTTCAAACGAACATCAAATTCAAGTTTCATTGTTCATTTTG ATAGAAGGAGTGTGCTCATGAGCTTGGAAACTGGCATTCCAAAGAAGATACTTCAACTTAAGGGCGAGATTAGAACAGCAGAGGCTACAAACATTGCGAAGGACTTGAGAATTTATCTATCTTTCTCAGAACCAGTTCTTAATTCATCAGAAGAACTTCTAGGTATTCTTCATACAAGTAATGGTTTACTTGTTCCTACAAATAGGAGTACACATGGAAATCGCCGCTTTGGCTACATA GCACAAAATATCCCAAGTATGGCTGTTATTACTGTACTTTGTGATACAAGCAAAATAATCAGTAGGCAAGGGACTCCAGTTTCTCCATCAGATCCAATCACTTTCCTTTATG ATGATCAAAGGCCTTTTGTGAAGTTGAGCACAACTTCCAACATGAGGAATAGACGACATAAAATACCAGTGCTGATAAGGTTCATGAAGGCTGTCTTTGAGTTCAATTCATCATCTTTAATGATTTCTGGAGGACGTATGCGGAG CTTCCATGAAATAACAAAGAGCATGTACATAATTGAAATACATGCTGAGGATAGCATTGTGTCTGTGGAAGTTCCAGAGAACACAACTGTAGATATAGCTGGAAACAAGAACCTACAATCTAACATTCTACAAGTGAAACATT ATTCCATGCCCACAATATCATCATTGGTTTCCATAGTTGCTACAATTGCGGTAGCATTGACATCAATGTTTGCATCACTGCTTACGGTATCTACTTCAAGTTTGATATCTTCTGGGGCAATTTCTAGACAGAAATCATATCTTGTTTCTGAACCCTCAAGAAATCTTATG AGAATTTTGTGCCATATCCAGGTCTTTGCCTTATCAAGATGGCTGGTAATAGGCATGCCCATAGAGTACTATGAATTTTCTATCGGTATAGAGTGGAGTATACCATACATGAGTCTTCCATGGGAAACAGGCTCCAATTCACTTTTTGAAGACCCAACATTTGCGTTTGGAACTTATTCCGGAGTACGGGAAAGAAGGATGTTGGAAACTTTTAGATCCCCATCAGTGTCACCCCTGATACCGGAGATGGACCCTTTGACACCCGGGAAGCCACTTACCGCTGGTGAATATTTCTCATTTCTTGag AATCAAAATATGAAACCTGAAGCTGAATTCATTATGATTTCACGAAACTCAGATAG ATGGGAGTACTTTGCTAGAAACATGTTCTGGTTAGCTGTTCTAGGTGGCGGGTTGATCTTGCTCCATGTCACAATTCTTGGCATTTTAAAGTTGAAGAGGAAGATCTCGGAAAAGCAAAAGGAGTTTGGAGCCCTTGTGTTCCCAAGATTTGAAATATCCTTGATATTGCTTGCCTTGCCATGCATATGCCAGGCATCTGCTTCAATAATCAGAG GGAGAACAATGGCAAGCCTAGTTGTTGGAATAATACTCTTGGGCATCTCCACGTCTATCCTTATCTCCCTGATTTTGTTCCTGTCACTCGGTATCGCAATGGGCAAGCTTCTCCAGTACAAAGAAGTCCATCAAGAGGGACAGGAGTTCCATTGGTATCAGGAGCTCATTCGCGTAATCCTGGGTCCTGGGAAAAGAGGTCTATGGTCATGGAAGAATAAACAAGACTCGATTAATCGAATGAAATTTGGTCCACTGTTTGAGGATCTCCGAGGACCACCAAAATACATGCTAACACAAATTTCAGGCAGGACGGGGGATGAAGCTAAACGCGATGACCAAATCATTGTGTCTGAAGATGAAAATGAAGATTCAGAAGCCCCCTTTATTGAGAAGCTCTTCGGCATCCTCAGAATTTACTACACAGTTGTGGAATTGGTTAAACGCGTCTCTCTCGGAATTCTAGCTGGTGCATACTCATCAAGTAGGCCTTCAAGGACACCCACTTTGATCATTTTATCCATCACCTCTTTCCAGCTCGTTTTCCTCGCCTCGAAGAAACCATTCATCAAAAAGAAAGTGCAGTTTACAGAGATCATCTCAGTCGCTAGTGAAGTTGGTTTGTTTGCGGCTTGTCTAGTTCTACACGAGAAGGAACTTTCCGACGTCAATGAGAAGAGAATAGGACTGTTTATGCTGTCTATGTTTATAATCATGCTCACTCCACAACTGATCAACGAATGGCACGCATTGTATCAACAAGTTGTTCGACTGAGACCGACTGGGGGAACATTCTCTTCAGGGCTAAAGAGGGCTATTGGTGGAATTATTCTACTTGTTCTACCTCCAAGCTGGATGGCACAACTGACCGAGCAACTAGCATCCAGCCAAGAGGAAGGGGACAGTGGAAGTACAATGTCTCCAAGAGGTCGAGCCCAAAGAGCTTCGGGTGCAAGCGAAAGGTCATGGCCGTTACAACTGAGAGAACTTGCTAGAGCTAGTTTTAGTAGAGAAGCAGCAGGACCACCTTATGATCCTTCAAGTAGCACATACCAATTGACTCGATTTTGGACCGGAAAAAGAAGCGGAAGCTCTTCCTTGACGTCGTCATCTGACTTCAAGTCGAAGTCGAAAGAGCTGTACAAAGATTTGGAGGCAATTTTCTCATCCAAATGA
- the LOC122006491 gene encoding high affinity nitrate transporter 2.5-like, whose amino-acid sequence MQEDGEASSEFELPVDEENRATELCLLSAAGPHMRAFHLAWFSLFACFFSAFAAPPLLPVLRIHLGLSSLDVAHAGVVSVTGTIFARFAMGSACDLLGPRVASVALALLTAPAIYAFAAFSSSPSAFLLLRFVGGLSLANFVANQYWMSSMFAPRVVGRANGISAGWANAGSGAAQFLMPLAYAALLRLSGSPSFAWRAAFLIPATLQVIAALAVLVFGQDLPDGNIASVRKQELKLNNQRPSIWVVMREGLGNYRGWVLALTYGYCYGVELAMENVVAEYFYGRFGLELQTAGMVAACFGMANVVSRPAGGVLSDELGSRFGMRGRLWGLWAVQTTGGLFCVLLGRMKSLPAAGAVMCGFAFFAQAASGLTFGVVPFVSKRSLGVIAGMTGSGGALGAVVTQLLFFSGNKYSKETGISLMGVMILACTLPIASIYFPEWGGMFCGPSKSAPFSEDMDAGGEYHLLK is encoded by the exons ATGCAAGAAGACGGCGAGGCCTCTTCTGAGTTCGAGCTGCCGGTGGACGAGGAGAACCGGGCTACAGAGCTCTGCTTGCTCTCGGCGGCGGGCCCCCACATGCGCGCCTTCCACCTTGCTTGGTTCTCCCTCTTCGCCTGTTTCTTCTCTGCCTTCGCCGCGCCGCCGCTACTCCCCGTACTCCGTATCCACCTCGGCCTTTCCTCCTTAGACGTCGCTCACGCTGGCGTGGTGTCCGTAACCGGCACCATCTTTGCGCGGTTCGCCATGGGCTCGGCCTGCGACCTCCTCGGCCCCCGCGTCGCCTCCGTCGCCCTCGCGCTCCTCACTGCCCCTGCCATTTATGCCTTCGCCGCTTTCTCCTCCTCTCCCTCCGCTTTCCTCCTCCTCCGCTTCGTGGGCGGTCTGTCCCTCGCCAACTTCGTCGCTAATCAGTACTGGATGAGCTCTATGTTCGCGCCGCGCGTCGTCGGCCGAGCCAACGGCATCTCGGCGGGCTGGGCAAACGCCGGGAGCGGCGCCGCCCAGTTCCTCATGCCGCTTGCCTACGCCGCCCTCCTCCGCCTCAGTGGCAGCCCTTCCTTCGCCTGGCGCGCCGCCTTCCTCATCCCCGCCACGTTGCAAGTTATCGCCGCGCTCGCGGTTCTGGTATTCGGCCAGGACCTGCCGGACGGCAATATCGCCTCGGTCCGAAAGCAAGAGCTCAAGCTGAATAACCAGAGGCCGTCGATCTGGGTGGTGATGCGGGAGGGACTCGGCAACTACCGTGGCTGGGTGTTGGCGCTGACCTACGGTTACTGCTACGGGGTCGAGCTGGCGATGGAGAACGTGGTGGCGGAGTACTTCTACGGCCGATTCGGGCTGGAGTTGCAAACAGCAGGGATGGTGGCGGCGTGCTTCGGGATGGCCAACGTCGTCTCGCGGCCGGCAGGAGGCGTTCTTTCCGACGAGCTGGGTAGCCGCTTCGGCATGCGAGGGCGACTCTGGGGGCTTTGGGCGGTGCAGACGACCGGAGGTCTCTTCTGCGTGCTGCTGGGGAGGATGAAGTCTCTCCCCGCCGCGGGCGCCGTCATGTGCGGGTTCGCCTTCTTCGCGCAGGCCGCCTCCGGCCTCACCTTCGGCGTCGTGCCCTTCGTCTCCAAGAG GTCTCTGGGAGTGATCGCCGGGATGACAGGAAGCGGAGGAGCATTAGGGGCAGTGGTAACTCAGCTGCTGTTCTTCTCAGGCAACAAATATTCTAAAGAAACGGGCATCTCGCTGATGGGCGTGATGATCCTCGCTTGCACTCTGCCAATAGCCTCCATCTATTTCCCCGAATGGGGAGGCATGTTTTGTGGGCCATCCAAGTCCGCCCCTTTCTCAGAAGACATGGATGCAGGTGGAGAATATCACCTGCTCAAGTGA